In one Nicotiana tomentosiformis chromosome 6, ASM39032v3, whole genome shotgun sequence genomic region, the following are encoded:
- the LOC104095320 gene encoding uncharacterized protein isoform X1, whose product MGKKTNMLLKLNMEGRKTNFTTVKGIRVDFSPQKMNKLPLVADRKTQAFIDQPKPHLDAIEDALYYFGADWGFETSGDKVILKVRNLKHRFMDPSSCPIPKFYSSEELQATAQQLPPLPPIENQPPPPPPVPTPIISDHGSGNLSNLVDLATIFPGYTPLSIPNVGGSSMMEPNSQSEMVKSPRIGGGEFSENWIPVPVTQCGSSQPREENYFGGDDVGGTSRFIMRFNPGG is encoded by the exons aTGGGCAAGAAGACCAATATGTTGCTGAAATT GAATATGGAAGGAAGAAAGACCAATTTCACTACTGTGAAAGGAATAAGGGTGGACTTTTCACCTCAGAAGATGAACAAGCTACCACTAGTGGCTGATCGCAAGACTCAAGCCTTCATAGACCAGCCAAAGCCACATTTGGATGCAATAGAGGATGCACTCTACTATTTTGGAGCAGATTGGGGGTTCGAAACCTCCGGTGACAAAGTAATCCTGAAAGTAAGAAACCTCAAGCACAGG TTTATGGATCCATCTTCATGTCCTATTCCAAAATTTTATTCATCTGAAGAACTACAAGCTACGGCACAACAATTACCACCTCTACCACCCATAGAAAACCAACCACCACCTCCTCCACCGGTCCCAACACCAATTATTTCAGATCATGGCAGTGGAAATTTGTCAAATTTAGTTGATCTTGCTACTATTTTCCCTGGATATACTCCTCTATCTATACCCAATGTTGGAGGGTCAAGTATGATGGAACCAAATTCACAAAGTGAGATGGTAAAGAGTCCTAGAATAGGGGGAGGTGAATTCTCAGAAAATTGGATACCTGTTCCGGTTACACAATGTGGTTCTTCACAACCAAGAGAGGAGAATTATTTTGGTGGCGATGATGTAGGAGGAACGAGTAGATTCATAATGAGATTTAATCCAGGAGGATGA
- the LOC104095320 gene encoding uncharacterized protein isoform X3, with the protein MEGRKTNFTTVKGIRVDFSPQKMNKLPLVADRKTQAFIDQPKPHLDAIEDALYYFGADWGFETSGDKVILKVRNLKHRFMDPSSCPIPKFYSSEELQATAQQLPPLPPIENQPPPPPPVPTPIISDHGSGNLSNLVDLATIFPGYTPLSIPNVGGSSMMEPNSQSEMVKSPRIGGGEFSENWIPVPVTQCGSSQPREENYFGGDDVGGTSRFIMRFNPGG; encoded by the exons ATGGAAGGAAGAAAGACCAATTTCACTACTGTGAAAGGAATAAGGGTGGACTTTTCACCTCAGAAGATGAACAAGCTACCACTAGTGGCTGATCGCAAGACTCAAGCCTTCATAGACCAGCCAAAGCCACATTTGGATGCAATAGAGGATGCACTCTACTATTTTGGAGCAGATTGGGGGTTCGAAACCTCCGGTGACAAAGTAATCCTGAAAGTAAGAAACCTCAAGCACAGG TTTATGGATCCATCTTCATGTCCTATTCCAAAATTTTATTCATCTGAAGAACTACAAGCTACGGCACAACAATTACCACCTCTACCACCCATAGAAAACCAACCACCACCTCCTCCACCGGTCCCAACACCAATTATTTCAGATCATGGCAGTGGAAATTTGTCAAATTTAGTTGATCTTGCTACTATTTTCCCTGGATATACTCCTCTATCTATACCCAATGTTGGAGGGTCAAGTATGATGGAACCAAATTCACAAAGTGAGATGGTAAAGAGTCCTAGAATAGGGGGAGGTGAATTCTCAGAAAATTGGATACCTGTTCCGGTTACACAATGTGGTTCTTCACAACCAAGAGAGGAGAATTATTTTGGTGGCGATGATGTAGGAGGAACGAGTAGATTCATAATGAGATTTAATCCAGGAGGATGA
- the LOC104095320 gene encoding uncharacterized protein isoform X2, with protein sequence MDLLARKFEPMEKQVNEIKKEVKEMKKEMSVKADGVKEDLKQMRHVQMQDIIYNSSMIYDNSSFLQRLAWFLHYNEFIQFSPLQFMDPSSCPIPKFYSSEELQATAQQLPPLPPIENQPPPPPPVPTPIISDHGSGNLSNLVDLATIFPGYTPLSIPNVGGSSMMEPNSQSEMVKSPRIGGGEFSENWIPVPVTQCGSSQPREENYFGGDDVGGTSRFIMRFNPGG encoded by the coding sequence ATGGATTTATTGGCTAGAAAATTTGAGCCTATGGAGAAACAAGTTAATGAgataaaaaaagaagtaaaagagATGAAAAAAGAAATGAGTGTTAAAGCTGATGGAGTGAAGGAAGATTTGAAACAAATGCGACATGTTCAAATGCAGGATATCATTTACAACTCTTCAATGATTTATGATAATTCAAGCTTTTTGCAGAGATTGGCCTGGTTTTTGCATTACAATGAGTTTATTCAATTCTCACCATTGCAGTTTATGGATCCATCTTCATGTCCTATTCCAAAATTTTATTCATCTGAAGAACTACAAGCTACGGCACAACAATTACCACCTCTACCACCCATAGAAAACCAACCACCACCTCCTCCACCGGTCCCAACACCAATTATTTCAGATCATGGCAGTGGAAATTTGTCAAATTTAGTTGATCTTGCTACTATTTTCCCTGGATATACTCCTCTATCTATACCCAATGTTGGAGGGTCAAGTATGATGGAACCAAATTCACAAAGTGAGATGGTAAAGAGTCCTAGAATAGGGGGAGGTGAATTCTCAGAAAATTGGATACCTGTTCCGGTTACACAATGTGGTTCTTCACAACCAAGAGAGGAGAATTATTTTGGTGGCGATGATGTAGGAGGAACGAGTAGATTCATAATGAGATTTAATCCAGGAGGATGA